Proteins co-encoded in one Synechococcus elongatus PCC 6301 genomic window:
- a CDS encoding endonuclease/exonuclease/phosphatase family protein: MATSVFINEFHYDNAGTDAGEFIEILAPLATSLTGWRLVLYNGANGLSYNTTDLGSLSSTDLGNGFKAVVVNYPSNGIQNGAPDGFALVDDTGAVVQFLSYEGTFTATNGPALGLTSTDIGIAQSGTEPLGSSLQLTGSGTHYEDFTWASTTTNTSGALNAGQILGGVVEAIAPRINEFVFDHVGTDTNEYVEILGAANTDYSAYTLLQIEGDSGSTLGRITSAQSLGSTDASGYWTTGFLNNVYQNGTQTLLLVRNFTGSVNQVLDSNGDGVLDITPWDSVADGIAVTDGGLGDRTYTAAILTPGFGGNSLRVGGASRIPNGTDTDTAADWVRNDFDLAGLPGFPGTPDQGEALNTPGAANAVVDVPPPPPELTAIYTIQGAGQRSALVGQTVTTSGIVTAVDSNGFYLQDATGDGDIATSDAIFVFTGSTPTVAVGNEIRLSGTVSEFTPGGLSSRNLSTTQLGGSLNITVLSTGNTLPAAVILGEGGRLLPSSNIDDDAFGSFDPITDGIDFFESLEGMRVTAQNLLVVNGTNGFGEIFGVVDNGAGATGLSDRGTLNISPDDFNPERVQVQFDSGVFNFDFPDVNVGDGIGAVTGVLGYDFGNFQIVATEDFSGSIQRGGLQPEVSTLTRGNDQLTVATYNVLNLDPNDNDGDADIANGQFAAIARQIINNLNSPDIIALQEVQDNSGSLNDGVTAANLTLQTLVDAIAAAGGPTYAFIDNPFITNNASGGQPGANIRTAYLYDPSRVSFVEDSLTTIGSQQPGEAFAGARLPLVADFEFNGETVTLVNNHFSSKGGSAPILGTAQPFESRQEDSTVNGSLDDRQAQSQAVQDYVNGRLGNDPTAKVIVLGDFNEFEFVSPVRDLAANTGLTNLTELLPENERYTFIFQGNSQSIDHILVSGSLANRAEIDIVNVNTEFAESLQASDHDPVLARFTIAAPNVIRGTSQRDVLTGSDRNDIFLASGGPDRITTGGGRDRIVFTNTSQTGVTITDFEVGVDKLVLTDLLASVGYTGNNPLADGLIKIRSLGNSDRTQLSLELDRIGGGRTQSTNFLTFEGVSAAELSNLDNFFF; encoded by the coding sequence ATGGCGACATCCGTTTTTATTAACGAGTTTCACTACGACAATGCCGGCACGGATGCCGGTGAATTTATTGAAATCTTGGCGCCTCTGGCCACTAGCCTGACTGGCTGGCGCCTAGTGCTCTACAACGGGGCTAACGGTCTGAGTTACAACACTACAGACTTAGGCAGCCTCTCGAGTACTGACCTTGGGAATGGCTTCAAAGCAGTCGTGGTCAACTACCCCAGCAATGGGATTCAAAATGGCGCACCCGACGGCTTCGCCCTCGTAGATGACACAGGCGCCGTGGTGCAGTTTCTCAGCTATGAGGGCACCTTCACCGCCACAAACGGTCCTGCATTAGGCTTGACCAGTACTGATATTGGCATTGCCCAGAGCGGTACTGAACCCCTGGGATCCTCCCTCCAGTTGACGGGCAGCGGCACCCACTACGAAGACTTTACCTGGGCTAGCACGACTACCAACACCAGCGGTGCCCTTAATGCGGGCCAGATCTTGGGTGGGGTTGTCGAGGCGATCGCTCCTCGCATCAACGAATTTGTGTTCGACCACGTTGGCACCGACACCAACGAATATGTCGAAATTTTGGGTGCGGCAAACACGGACTACTCTGCCTACACCCTGCTGCAAATTGAGGGGGACAGCGGTAGCACCCTCGGCCGGATTACCAGCGCCCAGTCCTTGGGCAGCACTGATGCCAGTGGCTACTGGACCACGGGCTTTTTGAATAATGTTTACCAAAATGGCACGCAGACTTTGTTGCTGGTGAGGAACTTTACCGGCAGTGTCAACCAAGTGCTCGATAGCAACGGCGACGGGGTGCTGGATATTACCCCTTGGGATAGTGTTGCCGATGGAATAGCAGTAACTGATGGTGGCCTGGGCGATCGCACCTACACTGCCGCTATCCTCACCCCCGGCTTTGGCGGCAATAGCCTCCGCGTCGGTGGCGCTTCCCGAATCCCCAACGGGACTGATACCGATACCGCTGCTGACTGGGTGCGCAATGACTTTGACCTTGCAGGGCTACCGGGCTTTCCCGGAACACCGGATCAAGGCGAGGCGTTGAACACGCCCGGAGCGGCTAATGCGGTGGTTGATGTGCCACCGCCACCGCCGGAACTGACGGCAATTTATACCATTCAGGGGGCTGGGCAACGGTCTGCCCTCGTTGGCCAGACTGTCACGACCTCGGGTATTGTCACGGCTGTCGACAGCAACGGCTTCTACCTCCAAGACGCCACCGGCGATGGCGATATTGCCACGTCTGACGCCATCTTTGTCTTCACGGGCAGCACCCCCACCGTGGCTGTGGGTAACGAAATCCGCCTGTCTGGGACCGTGTCGGAGTTTACTCCCGGTGGCCTTTCTAGCCGCAATCTTTCTACCACCCAGCTTGGCGGCAGCCTCAACATCACAGTTCTGAGCACCGGCAACACCCTGCCAGCAGCGGTCATTCTGGGCGAAGGCGGTCGTTTACTCCCCTCATCTAATATCGACGATGATGCCTTCGGCAGCTTTGACCCAATCACCGATGGCATCGACTTCTTCGAGTCGCTGGAGGGGATGCGGGTCACAGCTCAAAACCTACTGGTGGTCAATGGTACCAACGGCTTTGGCGAAATCTTTGGGGTAGTCGACAACGGTGCGGGGGCGACGGGTCTGAGCGATCGCGGCACCCTCAACATTAGCCCTGACGACTTTAACCCCGAGCGGGTGCAGGTGCAGTTCGACAGCGGTGTTTTCAACTTCGACTTCCCCGATGTCAACGTGGGCGATGGCATCGGCGCGGTTACCGGCGTGCTGGGCTACGACTTTGGGAATTTCCAGATTGTCGCTACCGAAGACTTCAGCGGCAGCATCCAACGGGGTGGTTTACAACCGGAGGTCAGCACACTCACCCGTGGCAATGACCAGTTGACGGTTGCCACCTACAACGTACTCAACCTCGACCCCAACGATAACGATGGCGATGCCGACATTGCCAATGGCCAGTTTGCAGCGATCGCCCGCCAAATCATCAATAACCTCAATTCCCCGGACATCATTGCCCTGCAGGAAGTTCAAGACAACAGTGGCAGCCTCAATGATGGGGTAACGGCGGCGAACCTGACTCTGCAGACTTTAGTGGATGCGATCGCGGCAGCGGGTGGCCCCACCTACGCCTTCATCGACAACCCGTTCATCACCAACAATGCTAGCGGTGGTCAGCCCGGGGCCAACATTCGTACTGCCTACCTCTACGACCCCAGCCGAGTGTCGTTTGTGGAAGACTCATTGACGACCATTGGTAGCCAACAACCTGGTGAAGCCTTTGCGGGCGCTCGTTTACCGCTAGTCGCTGACTTTGAGTTCAACGGCGAGACGGTGACTCTGGTCAACAATCACTTCTCCTCGAAGGGGGGCAGTGCGCCGATTCTAGGGACTGCTCAACCCTTTGAAAGCCGCCAAGAAGATTCCACAGTTAATGGCTCGTTGGACGATCGCCAGGCTCAGTCTCAGGCTGTGCAGGACTACGTCAATGGACGGCTGGGGAACGACCCCACTGCCAAGGTGATTGTGCTGGGCGACTTCAACGAGTTTGAGTTTGTCTCGCCGGTGCGTGACCTCGCAGCCAACACAGGCCTGACGAATTTGACTGAGCTGCTACCCGAGAATGAACGCTACACGTTTATCTTCCAGGGCAATTCCCAGTCGATTGACCATATTTTGGTCAGCGGCAGTTTGGCTAATCGTGCCGAGATCGATATCGTCAACGTGAATACCGAGTTTGCTGAGTCGCTCCAAGCCAGTGATCACGATCCGGTACTCGCTCGGTTCACCATTGCAGCCCCCAATGTGATCCGTGGTACCTCACAACGTGATGTACTCACGGGCAGCGATCGCAACGATATCTTCCTCGCCAGCGGCGGCCCTGACCGGATTACCACCGGCGGTGGCCGCGATCGCATTGTCTTCACCAACACTAGTCAAACTGGTGTCACCATTACTGACTTTGAGGTGGGGGTCGACAAGCTAGTCCTGACTGACCTGTTGGCGAGCGTTGGCTACACCGGCAATAATCCCCTGGCGGATGGCTTGATCAAAATCCGCAGCTTGGGTAACAGCGATCGCACCCAGCTTTCTCTGGAGTTGGATCGTATTGGCGGTGGGCGCACACAGTCCACAAACTTCCTCACTTTTGAAGGAGTGAGTGCGGCGGAACTGAGCAACTTGGATAACTTTTTCTTCTAG
- the ftsH gene encoding ATP-dependent zinc metalloprotease FtsH, with protein MPKPLTPSRTRSSWRFVWVLLLGLSLGGGNIPPAFAQNRSEPTTVSLDYSGLLKDIADGQVQSIDYDPVQRVARVQLQGRRSAEVPLFNQNPELIETARRYNVPFEVTPTQDNSALAGTLVNLGLILILIVGLVFLLRRSAGAANQALNFGKSRARFQMEAKTGVMFEDVAGIEEAKEELQEVVSFLRSSDRFTAVGARIPRGVLLVGPPGTGKTLLAKAIAGEAGVPFFSMSGSEFVEMFVGVGASRVRDLFRKAKENSPCIVFIDEIDAVGRQRGAGIGGGNDEREQTLNQLLTEMDGFEENSGVIIIAATNRPDVLDSALLRPGRFDRQITVDLPSYNGRLGILQVHARNKKLAEEVSLEAIARRTPGFSGAELANLLNEAAILTARRNKTAVDETDIDDAIDRVTIGMTLSPLLDSQKKRLIAYHEIGHALLMTLLKHSDRLDKVTIIPRSGGIGGFAKPIPNEELIDSGLYSRAWLRDRIVVALGGRAAEEVVFGDAEVTQGAASDIEMITNLAREMITRYGMSDLGPLALESDQGEVFLGRDWMSRRADYSESVAAQIDRKIRALIQTCHAEARQLVLENRELMDRLVDRLIDQELIEGDEFRKIVEQFPKSSAVTQPAIQAPAVF; from the coding sequence ATGCCCAAGCCTCTCACCCCGTCCCGCACCCGTTCTTCTTGGCGTTTTGTCTGGGTGCTGCTGCTCGGATTGAGTTTGGGTGGCGGCAACATTCCACCGGCCTTCGCCCAAAATCGCAGCGAGCCAACGACAGTCTCCCTCGATTACTCGGGCCTGCTCAAAGATATTGCGGACGGCCAAGTCCAAAGTATTGACTACGACCCCGTGCAGCGCGTTGCTCGGGTGCAACTGCAAGGGCGGCGCAGTGCAGAAGTCCCGCTATTTAACCAAAATCCAGAGTTAATCGAGACGGCACGCCGCTACAACGTGCCCTTTGAGGTCACACCGACACAGGACAACAGCGCCTTAGCAGGCACGCTGGTCAACCTCGGGCTGATTTTGATCCTGATCGTCGGCCTGGTTTTTCTGCTGCGGCGATCGGCAGGAGCTGCCAACCAAGCCTTGAACTTTGGTAAGTCCCGTGCCCGCTTTCAAATGGAAGCCAAAACCGGCGTGATGTTTGAAGACGTGGCCGGCATTGAAGAAGCGAAGGAAGAGCTACAGGAAGTCGTTTCTTTCCTGCGTAGTTCCGATCGCTTCACCGCTGTTGGGGCTCGCATTCCACGCGGGGTGTTGTTGGTTGGCCCCCCGGGGACGGGGAAAACACTGCTGGCTAAGGCGATCGCCGGTGAAGCAGGCGTGCCGTTTTTCAGTATGTCCGGCTCCGAATTTGTGGAGATGTTTGTCGGCGTTGGCGCGAGCCGCGTTCGCGATCTGTTCCGTAAAGCCAAGGAAAACTCTCCTTGCATCGTCTTCATCGATGAGATCGATGCAGTTGGACGGCAGCGTGGGGCTGGCATTGGCGGTGGCAATGACGAGCGGGAACAAACCCTCAATCAATTGCTGACTGAAATGGATGGCTTTGAGGAAAACTCGGGCGTCATCATTATTGCGGCGACCAACCGTCCTGATGTGCTCGATTCCGCCTTACTCCGTCCCGGCCGCTTCGATCGCCAAATCACCGTTGATCTCCCGAGCTACAACGGTCGCCTCGGGATTTTGCAAGTCCATGCTCGCAATAAAAAACTGGCCGAAGAGGTTTCCTTGGAAGCGATCGCGCGGCGAACACCAGGCTTTTCGGGGGCCGAGTTGGCAAATCTGCTCAACGAAGCAGCGATTCTGACGGCCCGGCGCAATAAAACTGCCGTGGATGAAACTGATATTGATGATGCGATCGATCGCGTCACGATTGGCATGACGCTTTCGCCGCTGCTCGACAGTCAGAAAAAGCGGCTGATTGCCTATCACGAAATCGGCCATGCTTTGCTGATGACCTTGCTCAAGCATTCCGATCGCTTGGACAAAGTCACAATTATTCCGCGATCAGGGGGGATTGGCGGCTTTGCCAAACCGATTCCTAACGAGGAATTGATCGATAGCGGTCTCTATAGCCGTGCTTGGTTGCGCGATCGCATTGTCGTTGCCTTGGGTGGGCGCGCTGCTGAAGAAGTCGTCTTTGGGGATGCGGAAGTCACGCAAGGTGCCGCTTCTGACATCGAGATGATTACAAATCTGGCTCGGGAAATGATCACCCGCTACGGCATGTCCGATCTGGGTCCTTTGGCACTCGAAAGTGATCAAGGCGAAGTCTTCCTCGGTCGAGATTGGATGTCGCGGCGAGCAGACTATTCTGAAAGTGTTGCCGCACAGATTGACCGCAAGATTCGGGCTTTGATTCAAACCTGTCATGCCGAAGCGCGCCAACTGGTGTTAGAGAACCGCGAGCTGATGGATCGACTCGTCGATCGCTTGATCGATCAAGAACTGATTGAGGGCGATGAATTTCGCAAAATTGTTGAACAATTTCCGAAATCGAGTGCAGTGACTCAGCCAGCGATCCAAGCACCCGCTGTGTTTTAG
- the rpmF gene encoding 50S ribosomal protein L32 has translation MAVPKKKTSKSKRDKRKATWKRKAALQAQRALSLGKSVLTGRAKGFVYPAQDEEETEE, from the coding sequence ATGGCCGTCCCAAAGAAGAAAACTTCCAAGAGCAAACGCGACAAGCGCAAAGCCACTTGGAAGCGTAAGGCTGCTCTGCAGGCTCAACGGGCGCTGTCCTTGGGTAAATCCGTTCTGACCGGTCGGGCGAAAGGCTTCGTGTATCCGGCTCAAGACGAAGAAGAAACCGAAGAATAG
- a CDS encoding DUF565 domain-containing protein, whose translation MAIAYSTLLLPVLCPVLADMQNTRLNQLVSEAGGRVLQWFQQPWRRLSLQIIFLLFGFWLTNTLSLVAGQSGVWDPSFAAVITISVETCSWLYYRGPGAGKPDRSLPFLLLQNLKLGALYGLALETLKLGS comes from the coding sequence GTGGCGATCGCGTATTCAACGCTGTTGCTGCCCGTTCTCTGCCCTGTCCTCGCCGATATGCAGAATACGCGCCTCAACCAACTGGTGAGTGAAGCCGGCGGTAGGGTCCTGCAATGGTTCCAGCAGCCCTGGCGGCGCCTGTCGCTGCAAATTATTTTCCTGCTCTTCGGGTTTTGGTTGACCAACACCCTGTCCCTCGTGGCCGGCCAGTCAGGGGTGTGGGATCCCAGCTTTGCGGCGGTGATTACGATCTCAGTAGAAACTTGCAGCTGGCTGTACTATCGCGGGCCTGGGGCCGGCAAACCCGATCGCAGTTTGCCGTTCCTCTTGCTGCAAAATCTCAAGCTTGGTGCTCTCTATGGCCTGGCCTTGGAAACCCTCAAGCTGGGATCCTGA
- a CDS encoding DUF697 domain-containing protein, with protein sequence MNKMPGSWTTGRMLLIGGALLFATLWLSDRLLTVVSAGGSWLGLAIAGLLLLRWLRSQPPAIAATTTKTPLLTRAIVESRLEALSQQVTELTEEYGQACTDPLPSLRSGLQTRDLKLAVVGAPGVGKTSLVNALARDWQPRFSLELQDTFCLFRNIATAAEAFTLPPDLLSADLILFVIQGDLSASELRCLQSLLPQSNVLVICNSTATAAEAERERRAVAAHLAGLVSPEAIVSVSAIASDRTGIASLLQRLDQWLSSRSLEQHLLQAVDRAINRQQAWLTAQLFEQRRLRAIAAIDRTQWLVAGTVFLNPVPSLDLIATVAANGQMLVEIGGVFQQRFSVEQAKAIALSLGDLLIKLGLVEWSTQTLAGLLKSSGLAYVAGGAVQAISAAYLTRVVGITLIEFHRRHPHLSLETPEARLELSRLLPEVLSQEQRSAVLTGFYRQAKQWLSQQPALPASAS encoded by the coding sequence ATGAACAAGATGCCAGGGTCGTGGACAACGGGGCGCATGCTCTTGATCGGCGGTGCTCTGCTTTTCGCAACTCTCTGGCTGAGCGATCGCCTCTTGACGGTCGTCAGTGCGGGCGGCTCTTGGCTTGGCTTAGCGATCGCGGGGCTACTGCTGTTGCGCTGGTTACGGAGTCAACCACCAGCGATCGCAGCAACTACGACGAAGACACCGCTGCTGACCCGAGCGATCGTGGAATCGCGCCTAGAGGCCTTGAGCCAGCAAGTGACTGAGCTAACTGAAGAGTACGGGCAAGCTTGCACGGATCCGCTACCAAGCCTGCGATCGGGCTTGCAAACGCGAGACCTCAAGCTGGCCGTCGTTGGGGCACCAGGTGTCGGCAAAACCAGTTTGGTCAATGCCCTCGCCCGCGACTGGCAACCACGCTTCAGTCTCGAGCTGCAAGATACGTTCTGTCTGTTCCGCAACATTGCCACAGCCGCAGAGGCATTCACTCTGCCACCGGATCTGTTGTCTGCTGACCTGATCCTGTTTGTGATTCAGGGGGACCTCAGCGCCTCCGAGCTGCGCTGTTTGCAGAGCCTCTTACCCCAGTCCAATGTTCTGGTGATTTGCAACAGTACGGCGACCGCTGCAGAAGCCGAGCGAGAGCGAAGGGCTGTTGCAGCTCATCTAGCGGGCCTCGTCTCACCTGAAGCAATTGTGTCGGTGTCCGCGATCGCCAGCGATCGCACGGGCATTGCCTCCCTCCTGCAGCGGCTGGACCAGTGGCTGAGCAGTCGCAGCCTCGAACAGCATCTGTTGCAAGCCGTCGATCGCGCCATCAATCGCCAGCAGGCTTGGCTGACCGCTCAACTGTTTGAACAGCGCCGTCTACGGGCGATCGCCGCGATCGATCGAACCCAGTGGCTTGTGGCAGGAACAGTCTTCCTCAATCCAGTGCCCAGCCTGGATCTGATTGCTACCGTTGCCGCCAACGGTCAGATGCTGGTCGAAATTGGCGGGGTTTTTCAGCAGCGCTTCAGCGTTGAACAGGCAAAAGCGATCGCCCTCAGTTTGGGTGACCTGTTGATCAAGCTGGGCTTGGTGGAATGGTCAACGCAAACGCTGGCCGGGCTGCTCAAGAGCAGTGGCTTGGCCTACGTGGCAGGTGGTGCAGTACAAGCTATCAGCGCCGCCTACCTCACGCGGGTGGTTGGCATTACCTTGATCGAGTTCCATCGCCGTCACCCGCATCTCAGCTTAGAAACGCCAGAAGCACGGCTAGAACTGAGTCGTCTGTTGCCCGAGGTGCTCAGCCAAGAACAGCGCAGTGCGGTCTTGACGGGTTTCTATCGTCAGGCCAAGCAGTGGCTAAGTCAGCAGCCGGCCTTGCCGGCCAGTGCCTCCTGA
- the pxcA gene encoding proton extrusion protein PcxA — MAFFAGISDWVAQRLQRNSETARLDLERAYEAALYITALETEYASGRSLRRLPSQLSARQQTSLQAELRQTLRSLRHYRQRYRRHQPVQLQAGLALGRPGMGMPTIAHEKLQLIEQVLARYGQPTVHSSNPDDSQLMTSKNNSKPVPDPESDDEYLISQTSFLPRSIFGAFADLRQQLDPKAEDQIVQNFRSRKGKTLIALRFVLLLVLVPLLTQQISKSFIVGPIVDRLRSQDPEAIFLNFQMEEEAFVKLNQYQQLLRFQHYLKEAPPLTEAEIDERVREKAEEIAVEYRQESSNAIKNIFADLISAAAFAILLISSQEEIQLLKSFIDEVVYGISDSAKAFIIILFTDIFVGFHSPHGWEVILESISRHFGIPENRSFIFLFIATFPVILDTIFKYWIFRYLNRISPSAVATYRNMNE, encoded by the coding sequence ATGGCGTTCTTTGCAGGGATTTCCGATTGGGTTGCTCAACGCCTTCAGCGGAATTCTGAAACTGCGCGGCTCGACCTAGAGCGAGCCTACGAGGCTGCTCTCTACATCACCGCCCTTGAAACTGAATACGCCAGCGGGCGATCGCTGCGGCGCTTGCCCTCCCAGCTCAGTGCCCGTCAGCAGACGAGTCTCCAAGCGGAATTGCGACAAACACTCCGCAGCCTGCGGCACTACCGACAGCGCTACAGACGCCATCAGCCCGTCCAGCTCCAAGCGGGGCTAGCCTTGGGCCGACCCGGGATGGGGATGCCGACCATCGCCCATGAGAAGCTACAACTCATTGAGCAAGTCTTAGCCCGCTACGGACAGCCCACTGTTCACTCCTCCAATCCTGATGATTCGCAACTGATGACCTCGAAAAACAACTCGAAGCCAGTTCCCGATCCCGAAAGTGATGATGAGTATCTGATCAGTCAGACAAGCTTTTTACCGCGATCGATTTTTGGCGCGTTTGCTGACTTACGCCAGCAGCTAGATCCCAAGGCCGAAGACCAGATTGTTCAGAATTTTCGATCGCGCAAGGGCAAAACCCTAATCGCTTTACGGTTTGTCCTGCTGTTGGTCTTGGTACCCCTGCTAACACAGCAAATCAGCAAGTCATTCATCGTTGGCCCCATCGTCGATCGCCTGCGCAGCCAAGACCCAGAGGCAATTTTCCTCAACTTCCAAATGGAAGAAGAAGCTTTCGTCAAGCTGAATCAATACCAGCAGCTACTCCGCTTTCAGCACTACCTCAAAGAAGCCCCACCCCTGACAGAGGCTGAAATTGATGAGCGGGTGCGGGAGAAGGCCGAAGAAATCGCTGTTGAATATCGCCAAGAAAGTTCTAATGCAATCAAGAACATTTTTGCGGACCTCATTTCTGCAGCAGCCTTTGCTATCTTGCTGATTTCCTCACAGGAAGAAATTCAGCTGCTCAAATCCTTTATTGATGAGGTTGTCTACGGCATTAGCGATAGTGCCAAGGCCTTTATCATTATTTTGTTCACTGATATTTTTGTTGGCTTTCACTCACCCCACGGCTGGGAGGTGATCCTAGAGTCAATTTCTCGACACTTTGGAATTCCGGAGAATCGCTCTTTTATCTTCCTGTTCATTGCGACTTTTCCCGTCATCCTTGACACGATCTTCAAGTATTGGATCTTCCGCTATCTCAACCGGATTTCACCCTCGGCTGTGGCGACTTATCGCAACATGAACGAGTAG
- the cobU gene encoding bifunctional adenosylcobinamide kinase/adenosylcobinamide-phosphate guanylyltransferase, giving the protein MLSVVTGPSRSGKSEWAEQLALQSQLAVTYIATAQMNLEDPEWCDRIALHQQRRPADWQTLNIQAELATILTQASDRDCLLVDSLGTWVAAFLEDSEADWSQRSETLLQSLQNCLATVIIVAEETGWGVVPAYPLGRQFRDRLGSLTRAISGQADQVFLAVAGYALDLKLLGVMIPSTRL; this is encoded by the coding sequence ATGCTATCTGTCGTCACAGGCCCCAGCCGTTCTGGTAAAAGCGAGTGGGCTGAGCAGCTGGCGTTGCAGTCACAGCTCGCGGTGACCTACATTGCAACAGCGCAAATGAATCTGGAGGATCCCGAGTGGTGCGATCGCATTGCCCTCCATCAACAGCGCCGCCCCGCTGACTGGCAGACCTTAAATATTCAGGCTGAGCTGGCAACAATCCTGACACAAGCCAGCGATCGTGATTGTCTTTTAGTCGATTCTTTGGGGACTTGGGTTGCTGCTTTTTTAGAAGATTCAGAGGCTGATTGGAGCCAACGCAGCGAGACTTTATTACAGTCGCTTCAAAATTGTTTAGCAACTGTCATCATTGTTGCGGAAGAAACAGGCTGGGGCGTTGTACCAGCCTATCCGCTAGGGCGACAGTTTCGCGATCGCCTCGGATCCTTAACCCGTGCAATTTCTGGGCAAGCCGATCAAGTTTTTCTCGCGGTGGCAGGCTATGCCCTAGACCTCAAGTTGCTAGGTGTCATGATTCCGAGCACAAGGCTATAG
- a CDS encoding MgPME-cyclase complex family protein, whose protein sequence is MATYHYILASEKFLLEEEPLEEVLQERQRHYAERNQTIDFWLVRQPAFLEAPELASVKAQCPQPAAAIVSTNPQFITWLKLRLEFVLTGSFEAPTAAIADPLASLVAA, encoded by the coding sequence ATGGCGACTTATCACTACATTTTGGCTAGCGAAAAATTTTTGCTCGAAGAGGAGCCGCTCGAAGAGGTGTTGCAGGAGCGCCAGCGCCACTATGCAGAGCGCAATCAAACCATTGATTTTTGGCTAGTGCGGCAGCCTGCTTTCCTTGAAGCGCCTGAGTTAGCGAGCGTGAAAGCACAATGTCCACAACCTGCTGCTGCGATCGTTTCGACCAATCCGCAGTTCATTACTTGGCTGAAGCTGCGCTTGGAGTTTGTCTTGACGGGAAGTTTTGAGGCTCCGACTGCTGCGATCGCCGATCCTTTAGCTTCATTGGTGGCTGCCTAG
- a CDS encoding transcriptional repressor, producing MTYTAASLKAELNERGWRLTPQREEILRVFQNLPAGEHLSAEDLYNHLLSRNSPISLSTIYRTLKLMARMGLLRELDLAEDHKHYELNQPLKHHHHLICVSCSKTIEFKSDSVLKIGAKTSEKEGYHLLDCQLTIHGVCPTCQRSLV from the coding sequence ATGACCTACACAGCGGCCTCCCTCAAAGCGGAATTGAACGAGCGAGGCTGGCGATTGACGCCTCAGCGCGAAGAAATTCTGCGAGTCTTTCAAAATCTCCCAGCAGGTGAACACCTCAGTGCTGAGGACCTTTACAATCATTTGCTGAGTCGCAATTCACCCATCAGCCTCTCGACTATCTATCGCACCCTGAAGCTAATGGCTCGCATGGGTCTCCTGCGAGAGCTAGATCTGGCCGAAGATCACAAGCACTACGAGCTCAATCAACCCCTGAAGCATCACCATCACTTGATCTGCGTCAGTTGCAGCAAGACGATTGAGTTCAAGAGCGATTCCGTGCTCAAAATTGGCGCCAAGACTTCCGAGAAGGAGGGCTACCACCTCTTGGATTGTCAGCTCACCATTCATGGCGTCTGCCCAACCTGTCAGCGATCGCTGGTTTAG